In Muribaculum gordoncarteri, the genomic window ACGAGCTGCTGCCTCTAATCAAGAAGAATGTGAGCCGCACATCGCGCAACGCCTACCCCAACGGACTGATATGCCTGAAGGGCGGTGACTTGTCGAGCGAACTTCACGGGATAAAGAATCCCGTAATCGAAGAGCCGCTTAACCGTTACTTCGATGAGCCGTTCTTTGAAACAAAAAAACTAATTTATGTCCAAATCTAACAAATCAAAATTACCATGTTGAAAATCAAGACTTTTACATTCAATATGTTTGGGGTCAACACCTATATAGTGTGGAACCCCGACACCCGTGAGGCCGCAATAATCGACCCGGGCATGATAAACGAGGATGAGCAGCTTGCACTCGACCGCTTCATCAAAAACAACGACCTAACCGTAAAGCAGCTCATAAACACACACATGCATGTCGACCACATATTCGGCGACATATATGTCAAAAACAAATACGGAGTCGATGTACAGGCATGCCCCGATGACTCATTCCTCGGTGAACGTGCCGCAGCGCAATGTCGCATGTTCGGCCTGCCCGAAAGCATATCGATGGTAACGATAGACCGCCGGCTTCAGCACGGCGACACCATAGAAATAGGCGGAGAGAAAGTGGAGGTGCTTGGCGTACCCGGTCACTCACCCGGCAGCATAGTCCTCTATTTCCCCCAATCCAAATGGGCCATAACCGGCGATGTGATATTCAAGTCGAGCATCGGCCGCACCGACCTCGTAGGCGGCAATCACCATCAGCTGATTGACGGCATACGCAACAAGGTTCTCACCCTCCCCGGCGACACCATCGTCTATCCGGGACACGGCGATCCCACCACGATAGACCGCGAAGAGCGTCACAATCCGTTTGTATAAGAGCCGGTACGACCATAAATATTAACGGCAGGGCGGTCAATTGTTGAGTGATTTTCTTTAGCTCTTGAGGGAGCGATGGGGCTCCATCGTGACCGAAAGAGATGAAGAAAAGCACCAACGAGTGGCCGAGGCGAAGGTAACTTTCGTCCCATCAAATATCGGGGCAGCATCTTCCACTGACATCCGGTGTAAACCAAATATGCAATAGCTGTGAATATCTTATAGGGGTCTGTCCGTTCCTTTCCATGGAAGCCTGACAAAAACTTACGGATGCGCTTCCGCCGGCAATGCTTAAACTTTATTTTCATGGAGCCAATGATTCATGTTACTGAGATATAACACAAATCAAACCTTTTCCCTTTTGGTTGAACCAAAATTACCATCGCCTCGCATATTGCGGGCGCTTTTCCGTCTGTTTGTCAGTCGTGTACATCCAGTACACTCCTTCCTCGCAGACCAAAAAACGCTCCGCACTATGCGACCCTGCCGTTAATATTTATTGTCGAACCGGCTCTAAAATCGCCGGTTCATGCGTCACGAAGCATTTTTCGCAAATAATTGTTGAACTTTTCAAGA contains:
- a CDS encoding MBL fold metallo-hydrolase — translated: MLKIKTFTFNMFGVNTYIVWNPDTREAAIIDPGMINEDEQLALDRFIKNNDLTVKQLINTHMHVDHIFGDIYVKNKYGVDVQACPDDSFLGERAAAQCRMFGLPESISMVTIDRRLQHGDTIEIGGEKVEVLGVPGHSPGSIVLYFPQSKWAITGDVIFKSSIGRTDLVGGNHHQLIDGIRNKVLTLPGDTIVYPGHGDPTTIDREERHNPFV